A single genomic interval of Nonomuraea rubra harbors:
- a CDS encoding cytochrome P450 gives MRLPTDRDPRCPFDPPAELRGLPAMSRLEFPDGHLGWLATTAEAARTVLGDPRFSARRELKHAPVRFTTPGETGRPAPPGFFGAMDPPEHTRYRRLLTGQFTLRRMRLLEPRIARIAAEHLDAMAAAGPPVDLVSAYALPIPSMVICELLGVPYEDHEFFQERSLRLVAPDGDVDGATADLAAYLGELVRHKRAEPGDDLISGLTGDLSDEELITVAMILLVAGHETTANMLALGVFALLESGTPYEEGAVEELLRWLSIVQHGAPSRAAKQDVEVAGVLVRQGETVALSLPVINRDPGVFDRPDVLDPGREEARRHLSFGHGMHQCLGQQLARIELRIGYGALFERFPGLRLAVPPAQVPLKQGGAVFGVACLPVAWD, from the coding sequence ATGCGACTTCCTACGGACCGCGACCCGCGATGCCCCTTCGACCCGCCCGCCGAGCTGCGCGGCCTGCCCGCGATGAGCAGGCTGGAGTTCCCCGACGGCCATCTCGGCTGGCTGGCCACCACGGCCGAGGCGGCCAGGACCGTGCTCGGCGACCCCAGGTTCAGCGCGCGCCGGGAGCTCAAGCACGCCCCCGTACGCTTCACCACGCCCGGCGAGACGGGACGCCCCGCACCCCCGGGCTTCTTCGGCGCCATGGACCCGCCCGAGCACACGCGTTACCGCCGCCTGCTCACCGGCCAGTTCACGCTGCGCCGGATGCGCCTGCTGGAGCCGCGCATCGCCCGCATCGCCGCCGAGCACCTGGACGCCATGGCCGCCGCGGGGCCGCCGGTGGACCTGGTGAGCGCCTACGCGCTGCCGATCCCGTCGATGGTCATCTGCGAGCTGCTGGGGGTGCCGTACGAGGATCACGAGTTCTTCCAGGAGCGCAGCCTGCGGCTCGTCGCGCCGGACGGCGACGTGGACGGCGCGACCGCCGACCTGGCGGCCTACCTGGGCGAGCTGGTACGGCACAAGCGCGCCGAACCGGGCGACGACCTCATCAGCGGGCTGACCGGCGACCTCTCCGACGAGGAGCTGATCACCGTGGCGATGATCCTGCTCGTCGCGGGCCACGAGACGACCGCGAACATGCTGGCACTCGGCGTGTTCGCGCTGCTGGAGTCCGGGACTCCCTACGAGGAGGGCGCGGTCGAGGAGCTGCTGCGCTGGTTGTCGATCGTGCAGCACGGCGCGCCCAGCAGGGCCGCGAAGCAGGACGTGGAGGTGGCGGGCGTGCTCGTGAGGCAGGGCGAGACCGTCGCGCTGTCCCTGCCGGTGATCAACCGGGATCCCGGCGTGTTCGACCGGCCGGACGTGCTCGATCCGGGTCGCGAGGAGGCCCGCAGGCACCTGTCGTTCGGGCACGGCATGCACCAGTGCCTGGGGCAGCAGCTCGCCAGGATCGAGCTGCGCATCGGCTACGGCGCGCTGTTCGAGCGCTTCCCCGGCCTGCGCCTGGCCGTCCCGCCGGCGCAGGTGCCGCTCAAGCAGGGCGGCGCGGTGTTCGGCGTCGCATGCCTGCCGGTCGCCTGGGACTGA
- a CDS encoding cyclase family protein — translation MVTEPNNWGRFGPDDQRGTLNLLTPSVVLDALRSAVTGEVLSLAMPIRGATSSPAPGTVPHLPGRPLPQHFMSVDGGDYAAGARPIGAGLRVADDALIVTHHGTTTHMDALCHMWSGDELYNGHPAARVRSYGATRCGIEHVGGVVARGVLYDVPRRLGLDHLPAGHRIPAALLEEIAVPRPGDVAVVRTGWPVVWERSREEYWSGQPGLSAEAGRWLAAHDVAAVASDNAAIGGLDARGLAEEPVEDDLHLLLLHRHGVHLIEMLWLEELAAAGRTEFVFVAAPLRIEGGTGSPLTPLAIL, via the coding sequence TTGGTCACCGAGCCTAACAATTGGGGACGATTCGGCCCAGACGATCAGCGCGGCACCTTGAACCTGCTCACCCCGTCCGTCGTGCTCGACGCGCTGCGCAGCGCCGTCACCGGTGAGGTGCTCAGCCTGGCCATGCCGATCAGGGGCGCCACCTCCTCGCCCGCCCCCGGCACGGTCCCGCACCTGCCGGGCCGCCCGCTGCCGCAGCACTTCATGTCCGTGGACGGCGGCGACTACGCGGCCGGCGCCCGGCCGATCGGCGCGGGACTGCGGGTGGCCGACGACGCCCTGATCGTCACCCATCACGGCACCACCACGCACATGGACGCGCTGTGCCACATGTGGTCGGGCGACGAGCTCTACAACGGCCACCCGGCCGCCAGGGTCCGCTCGTACGGGGCCACCAGGTGCGGGATCGAGCACGTGGGCGGGGTGGTGGCCAGGGGCGTGCTGTACGACGTGCCGCGGCGGCTCGGCCTCGACCACCTGCCCGCCGGCCACCGCATCCCGGCCGCGCTGCTGGAGGAGATCGCCGTGCCGCGGCCCGGGGACGTGGCGGTCGTCCGTACGGGCTGGCCGGTGGTGTGGGAACGCTCGCGCGAGGAGTACTGGTCGGGCCAGCCGGGGCTGTCGGCGGAGGCGGGGCGGTGGCTGGCGGCGCACGACGTGGCCGCCGTGGCCTCGGACAACGCCGCCATCGGCGGGCTCGACGCGCGCGGGCTGGCCGAGGAGCCGGTCGAGGACGACCTGCACCTGCTGCTGCTCCACCGGCACGGCGTCCACCTGATCGAGATGCTCTGGCTGGAGGAGCTGGCTGCGGCGGGCCGCACGGAGTTCGTGTTCGTGGCGGCGCCGCTGCGGATCGAGGGCGGCACGGGGAGCCCGCTCACCCCGCTCGCCATCCTGTGA
- a CDS encoding serine hydrolase domain-containing protein, producing MHCDPRFSRVREVFERHFADGEELGAAFAVHLDGELVVDLWDGVADRHTGRPWERDTPAFAYSCTKAITAAVLLQLVERGLVDVAAPVAEVWPEFAAQGKGAVTVEHLLSHQAGLPVLEEPVPVEEFEDQPAIAARLAGQRPLWEPGSAHGYHALTYGFLVGEVVRRVTGKSVGELVSAEIAGPLGLELWVGAPDPVIERAARLTAGERPRNDRPATTPDTPAGPATSATPGTTITAVTEPAPAAPGPAGTGDEQVGTGGEATGTGGGAAAAGRAPNVLAEMARAAFDPGSLMNRALGNPAINLLKGGANNPVILRAGWPAAGVVTTARGLAGFYRALIAGEILRPGTLQEALRPRVDGPDRVLVLGTSFGLGFMRPSATFVVPSPGAFGHSGAGGSIGVGDPERGLAIGYVMNRMANAISGNLRGIRLLQAVYDSL from the coding sequence ATGCACTGCGATCCTCGGTTCTCCCGCGTTCGCGAGGTGTTCGAGCGGCATTTCGCCGACGGTGAGGAGCTGGGCGCGGCCTTCGCCGTCCACCTGGACGGCGAGCTGGTCGTGGATCTGTGGGACGGCGTCGCGGACCGGCACACCGGACGGCCGTGGGAGCGGGACACGCCGGCCTTCGCCTACTCCTGCACCAAGGCGATCACCGCCGCCGTGCTGCTGCAGCTCGTGGAGCGGGGGCTGGTGGACGTCGCGGCGCCGGTGGCCGAGGTGTGGCCCGAGTTCGCGGCGCAGGGCAAGGGGGCGGTCACCGTCGAGCACCTGCTCAGCCACCAGGCGGGGCTGCCGGTGCTGGAGGAGCCCGTGCCGGTCGAGGAGTTCGAGGACCAGCCGGCCATCGCGGCCAGGCTCGCCGGTCAGCGGCCGCTGTGGGAGCCGGGGTCGGCGCACGGGTACCACGCGCTGACGTACGGGTTCCTGGTGGGGGAGGTGGTCAGGCGGGTGACGGGCAAGTCGGTGGGCGAGCTGGTGTCGGCCGAGATCGCCGGGCCGCTGGGGCTGGAGCTGTGGGTGGGGGCGCCGGATCCGGTGATCGAGCGGGCGGCGCGGCTCACGGCCGGCGAACGTCCCCGCAACGACCGGCCCGCCACCACCCCCGACACCCCCGCCGGCCCGGCCACCAGCGCCACCCCCGGCACCACCATCACCGCCGTCACCGAACCGGCGCCCGCCGCCCCCGGGCCGGCGGGAACGGGAGACGAGCAGGTGGGAACGGGAGGCGAGGCGACAGGAACGGGAGGCGGGGCGGCGGCGGCCGGGAGGGCGCCGAACGTGCTGGCCGAGATGGCCAGGGCGGCCTTCGACCCGGGCAGCCTGATGAACCGGGCACTCGGCAACCCCGCCATCAACCTGCTCAAGGGCGGCGCGAACAACCCGGTGATCCTCCGGGCGGGCTGGCCCGCGGCCGGGGTGGTCACCACGGCCAGAGGGCTGGCCGGGTTCTACCGCGCGCTGATCGCCGGCGAGATCCTGCGCCCCGGGACCCTCCAGGAGGCGCTGCGGCCCCGGGTGGACGGCCCCGACCGGGTGCTCGTCCTCGGCACCTCGTTCGGGCTCGGGTTCATGCGGCCGTCGGCGACGTTCGTGGTGCCCTCGCCGGGCGCGTTCGGCCATTCGGGCGCCGGCGGCTCGATCGGGGTCGGCGACCCGGAGCGGGGCCTGGCCATCGGGTACGTGATGAACAGGATGGCCAACGCGATCTCCGGCAACCTGCGCGGGATCCGCCTGCTGCAGGCCGTCTACGACTCGTTGTGA
- a CDS encoding SDR family NAD(P)-dependent oxidoreductase, with protein MDGLRLDGRTAVVTGGAGAIGAAIAADLTALGAEVVIADVDVIADVDVIRAGNRALHVDLASPASVAEFAGAVGEVDILVHNAGVAIVEPFTESDPAGWDLMWQVNLRGPMLLTKLLLPGMMARGWGRLVFVSSDGARAGSGGEGAYAATKAGLFGLAKTLAREAARAHVTSNVVCPGPTDTPMLRRVSEAEPGLVDRIARAIPLRRLGTPADVAGLVAYLCTERAAYITGQTLSVSGGVTMH; from the coding sequence ATGGACGGGCTGCGCCTGGACGGGCGCACGGCGGTGGTGACCGGGGGAGCGGGCGCGATCGGCGCGGCCATCGCCGCCGACCTGACCGCGCTCGGCGCCGAGGTCGTGATCGCCGACGTGGACGTGATCGCCGACGTGGACGTGATAAGGGCCGGGAACCGGGCGCTGCACGTGGACCTGGCCTCACCGGCTTCCGTGGCGGAGTTCGCGGGTGCGGTCGGCGAGGTGGACATCCTGGTGCACAACGCCGGGGTGGCGATCGTGGAGCCGTTCACCGAGAGCGATCCCGCGGGCTGGGACCTCATGTGGCAGGTCAACCTGCGCGGGCCGATGTTGCTGACCAAGCTGCTCCTGCCCGGCATGATGGCCAGGGGCTGGGGGCGGCTGGTGTTCGTCTCCTCCGACGGGGCCAGGGCCGGGTCCGGGGGCGAGGGGGCGTACGCGGCGACGAAGGCGGGGCTGTTCGGCCTGGCCAAGACGCTCGCCCGCGAGGCCGCCAGGGCGCACGTGACCTCCAACGTGGTCTGCCCGGGCCCCACCGACACGCCCATGCTCCGCCGGGTGTCCGAGGCGGAGCCGGGGCTGGTGGACAGGATCGCGCGGGCCATCCCGCTGCGCCGCCTCGGGACGCCCGCCGACGTCGCCGGTCTGGTCGCCTACCTGTGTACGGAACGCGCCGCGTACATCACCGGACAGACCCTGTCGGTGAGCGGCGGCGTGACCATGCACTGA
- a CDS encoding isochorismatase family cysteine hydrolase, producing MERVAVLVMEMQRGVVGDLTKFPDLVEACTRRDVTANATRLLQAARQAGLPVIHCTAAFRADRAGSHAGNCPFIVSLLKDPRHMLEGTPATEVLPGLREDTDLESRRHHGFSPFTGTSLDMTLRSLGVTSVVALGVSLNLGIPGLALEAVNLGYRVTVVTDAVAGIPEEYARAVLKHTISLLATRATTADLVEAWKR from the coding sequence GTGGAGCGCGTGGCGGTGCTGGTCATGGAGATGCAGCGGGGCGTGGTCGGCGATCTGACGAAGTTTCCGGACCTGGTGGAGGCGTGCACCCGCCGCGACGTCACCGCCAACGCCACCCGCCTGCTCCAGGCGGCCCGGCAGGCCGGCCTGCCCGTGATCCACTGCACGGCCGCGTTCCGGGCCGACCGGGCCGGCTCCCACGCCGGCAACTGCCCGTTCATCGTCTCCCTGCTCAAGGACCCGCGGCACATGCTGGAGGGCACGCCCGCCACCGAGGTCCTGCCCGGGCTGCGCGAGGACACCGATCTGGAGAGCCGGCGCCACCACGGGTTCTCGCCGTTCACCGGCACCTCGCTCGACATGACGCTGCGCTCGCTGGGCGTGACGTCCGTCGTCGCGCTCGGCGTCTCCCTCAACCTGGGCATCCCCGGCCTGGCGCTGGAGGCGGTGAACCTGGGTTACCGGGTGACCGTCGTCACGGACGCGGTGGCGGGCATCCCCGAGGAGTACGCGCGTGCCGTTCTGAAGCACACGATCAGCCTGCTCGCCACCCGGGCCACCACCGCCGACCTGGTCGAGGCGTGGAAACGATGA
- a CDS encoding serine/threonine-protein kinase produces MRQLGAGRTGRVFLATYQSTGAYVAIKYLNATLRRDAEFMDRFRSDTPHLVELDHPDVVRLYEYVETPTRAALVMELVDGVSLRTLLAEHGHVTPEAALAVLKSTLQALAAAHERGVPHRDVTPDNILVQADGTTKLGDFGVVVHAEEPGVPAGTPPYMSPELWTLGTAGPPADLYAAACVLFEAVRGRPPYVAEKGGATATGGASGTGGVGGTGGVGGAPDVPALRRKHVEEPLPLEIAPDALRDLLRRGLAKDPAERYASARQFAAELEEDAVAGYGPDWEKRGRRHLAEQATLLALRFPLARTGSRTSVAAGLRERVPRLPPQLWVAGATVVAALIAILLSGGHLPSGPGTILMPPPRSQTEPQTPPPSSEPAPTTRTPTPPTRAATTPPPGTATPPPPTPQGGTSVSLPAVRAAGILGWNGTTGSISVTTDGTGPVRLLIAYTWRDGNGGAARTVRRETRTLRGRTSYTSPVSYAPAQPGCGERAHLGLLVMTEPAAANGPQVSEAPVNGPACPTTRSATPTPPPTASATGTPTPTESPATPPPASETPSARPSDAPAAQPSDVPAARPSDAPAQPSDVPALSSDAPATRLSEAPLAQPSPDASPQGTPPSSDAPSAAPLLPATPEPPATD; encoded by the coding sequence GTGCGCCAGCTCGGCGCCGGCCGCACCGGCCGCGTCTTCCTCGCCACCTACCAGTCGACCGGCGCGTACGTGGCGATCAAGTACCTGAACGCCACCCTGCGCCGGGACGCCGAGTTCATGGACCGCTTCCGGTCGGACACCCCGCACCTCGTCGAGCTCGACCACCCCGACGTGGTGCGCCTGTACGAGTACGTCGAGACCCCCACCAGGGCCGCCCTGGTCATGGAGCTGGTGGACGGCGTGTCGCTGCGCACGCTGCTGGCCGAGCACGGCCACGTCACCCCTGAGGCGGCGCTGGCCGTGCTCAAGAGCACGCTGCAGGCCCTGGCCGCCGCCCACGAGCGGGGCGTGCCGCACCGGGACGTCACGCCGGACAACATCCTGGTGCAGGCCGACGGCACCACCAAGCTGGGCGACTTCGGCGTCGTGGTGCACGCCGAGGAGCCCGGCGTGCCGGCCGGCACCCCCCCGTACATGTCGCCCGAGCTGTGGACGCTGGGCACGGCCGGGCCGCCGGCCGATCTGTACGCGGCGGCGTGCGTGCTGTTCGAGGCGGTCAGGGGACGGCCGCCGTACGTGGCGGAAAAGGGCGGGGCGACCGCCACAGGCGGCGCGAGCGGCACAGGCGGAGTGGGCGGCACAGGCGGAGTGGGCGGCGCGCCGGACGTGCCCGCGCTGCGCCGCAAGCACGTCGAGGAGCCCTTACCGCTGGAGATCGCGCCCGACGCGCTGCGCGACCTGCTCAGGCGGGGGCTGGCCAAGGATCCGGCGGAGAGGTACGCCTCGGCGAGGCAGTTCGCGGCCGAGCTGGAGGAGGACGCGGTCGCCGGGTACGGCCCCGACTGGGAGAAGCGCGGGCGGCGGCACCTGGCGGAGCAGGCCACGCTGCTAGCCCTGCGCTTCCCGCTGGCCAGGACCGGCAGCCGCACCTCGGTCGCGGCCGGCCTGCGCGAGCGGGTGCCCAGGCTGCCGCCGCAGCTCTGGGTGGCGGGCGCGACCGTGGTGGCCGCGCTGATCGCGATCCTGCTGTCCGGCGGGCACCTGCCCTCGGGACCGGGCACGATCCTCATGCCACCACCCCGGTCCCAGACCGAGCCGCAGACCCCACCCCCCTCCTCCGAGCCCGCCCCCACGACCCGGACCCCCACCCCGCCCACCCGCGCCGCCACCACCCCTCCACCCGGCACCGCCACGCCTCCCCCGCCCACCCCTCAGGGCGGCACCTCCGTGTCACTCCCCGCCGTACGGGCGGCGGGCATCCTCGGCTGGAACGGCACCACGGGCTCGATCTCCGTCACCACGGACGGCACGGGGCCCGTGCGCCTGCTGATCGCGTACACCTGGCGGGACGGGAACGGCGGAGCCGCCAGGACCGTCCGGCGGGAGACCCGCACCCTGCGCGGGCGCACCTCCTACACCAGCCCGGTCTCGTACGCGCCCGCCCAGCCGGGGTGCGGCGAGCGCGCGCACCTCGGCCTCCTGGTGATGACGGAGCCCGCGGCGGCGAACGGACCGCAGGTGAGCGAGGCACCCGTGAACGGCCCCGCCTGCCCCACGACCCGCTCCGCCACCCCGACCCCGCCACCCACCGCCTCGGCCACCGGCACCCCCACACCCACAGAGTCCCCGGCCACGCCTCCACCGGCCTCCGAAACCCCGTCCGCACGGCCATCGGACGCCCCGGCCGCCCAGCCCTCTGACGTCCCGGCTGCCCGGCCATCGGACGCCCCCGCCCAGCCCTCTGACGTCCCCGCCCTGTCTTCGGACGCCCCGGCCACGCGGCTCTCGGAGGCCCCGCTCGCACAGCCTTCCCCGGACGCGTCACCCCAGGGAACGCCGCCCTCCTCGGACGCCCCTTCGGCCGCACCACTCCTCCCCGCCACCCCCGAGCCACCCGCGACGGACTGA
- a CDS encoding Zn-ribbon domain-containing OB-fold protein, protein MSGDTSPYRAACARGELVIQRCTACDRRIHLPEPACPWCGGHEFAFEPASGDGLVHTYTVVHRSFAPGYRGREPYVMAWVDLPEGVRAFGHVVGCPPGQVRIGLPVRVTFRDDLPHWRPA, encoded by the coding sequence ATGAGCGGTGACACCTCCCCCTACCGGGCCGCCTGCGCGCGCGGCGAGCTGGTCATCCAGCGCTGTACGGCCTGCGACCGCCGCATCCACCTCCCCGAGCCCGCCTGCCCCTGGTGCGGCGGCCACGAGTTCGCCTTCGAGCCCGCCTCCGGCGACGGCCTGGTGCACACCTACACGGTCGTGCACCGCTCGTTCGCCCCCGGGTACCGGGGGCGCGAGCCGTACGTGATGGCGTGGGTGGACCTGCCGGAGGGGGTGCGGGCGTTCGGGCACGTGGTGGGGTGCCCGCCCGGACAGGTGCGCATCGGCCTGCCGGTACGGGTGACGTTCCGGGACGACCTGCCCCATTGGAGGCCCGCGTGA